The following are from one region of the Sardina pilchardus chromosome 4, fSarPil1.1, whole genome shotgun sequence genome:
- the LOC134079104 gene encoding class I histocompatibility antigen, F10 alpha chain-like, whose protein sequence is MSNVPFSAALEVQSLEVQYTVLRDSNGQLQFQQTTLLGGDVLFHCKSPTLTDQPRHNWVTHAHTSEDLQQKHEVCKGEYGQHLHSFQIINKTAGWTEILQRRRGCQVNGSDIFVFDKWAVDGDDFLTFDPKTLRWIPQSDLAVPVAQEWNQETDWNNVRNYVYGVFLQDKCWDALNKTAKGRTHSGSDSHEGLEVYMFAKPIRGSTATYLKCHVISSDLSGVRIQLTKDGVPVVHQINLTGPLPNGDGTVQMRVQVELQRKDAENYQCHVQTETTHRCQQWDGLPCLRKNSEKTSTSHVSGPAPGLLLLGWAILAGILVAVGKYRLKCNQLRVQAERAKRIRVEAEQIRLLLRIAMPMTQWEFNRHVAADNEFYIRAPLIGSIQSEESS, encoded by the exons atgAGCAACGTGCCTTTCTCAGCTGCTTTGG AAGTGCAGTCCCTAGAGGTCCAGTACACAGTTCTACGTGACTCTAACGGGCAGCTGCAGTTCCAACAGACGACTTTGTTAGGCGGAGACGTCCTCTTCCACTGTAAGAGTCCCACACTGACTGACCAGCCGCGACACAACTgggtcacacacgcacacacctctgAGGACCTTCAGCAGAAACATGAGGTCTGTAAGGGAGAGTACGGACAACACCTGCACAGTTTCCAGATTATAAACAAAACAGCTGGTTGGACAG AAATTCTCCAAAGACGTCGGGGTTGCCAAGTGAATGGCTCCGACATCTTTGTCTTTGATAAGTGGGCTGTCGACGGAGATGATTTCTTAACCTTTGACCCTAAAACTCTTCGATGGATACCTCAGTCTGACCTTGCGGTGCCTGTAGCTCAAGAGTGGAATCAGGAGACTGACTGGAATAATGTCCGCAACTACGTCTATGGAGTCTTCCTCCAGGACAAGTGTTGGGATGCCCTCAATAAAACTGCAAAAGGGAGAACACATTCCGGTTCAGATTCTCACGAAG GGTTGGAGGTGTACATGTTCGCCAAACCCATCCGAGGAAGTACTGCCACGTACCTAAAGTGTCATGTGATAAGCTCCGACCTATCAGGAGTCAGGATCCAGTTAACTAAAGATGGAGTTCCTGTGGTCCATCAGATAAATCTGACTGGACCACTTCCCAATGGGGACGGAACAGTTCAGATGAGAGTCCAGGTTGAGCTGCAACGTAAAGATGCAGAAAACTACCAGTGTCACGTCCAGACTGAAACAACACACAGATGTCAACAGTGGG ATGGGCTGCCATGTCTCAGAAAAAACTCTGAAAAAACTTCAACAAGTCATGTCTCGGGGCCTGCTCCTGGCCTGCTCCTCCTCGGCTGGGCTATTCTTGCGGGCATCCTCGTTGCAGTTGGAAAGTATCGGCTCAAGTGCAACCAGCTGCGGGTCCAAG cTGAAAGAGCAAAAAGGATCAGAGTGGAAGCCGAGCAGATCCGACTGCTTCTTCGCATAGCCATGCCCATGACCCAGTGGGAGTTCAACAGACATGTTGCAGCTGATAATGAATTCTACATCAGAGCTCCTTTAATTGGGAGCATACAATCAGAAGAATCTTCATAA
- the LOC134079132 gene encoding E3 ubiquitin-protein ligase TRIM35-like has protein sequence MASTSFSEEDYTCPVCCDIFKDPVVLSCSHSICKVCLQQFWETKGSRECPVCRRKSSMTNPPVSLTLRNLCETFLQERSQRASAGSEVLCSLHSEKLKLFCLEDKQPVCLVCRDSKKHTGHKFHPVDEAALDHKEELKVKLQPLQKKLKTFEKAKVTCDQTATHIKTQALHTERQIKAEFEKLHQFLRDEAARIAALREEEEQKSQMMKEKIEKMSREISSLSCTIRAIEETMGADDITFLQNYKSTAERAQCRLQDPERVSGALINVAKHLGNLKFRVWEKMQETVQYTPVTLDPNTAKPNLILSEDLTSVRRGEEQQLPDNPERFDKWASVLGSEGFNSGTHCWDVEVGENTWWNVGVMTECLQRKGDYSSRSGWWCVGYYCAAYVAHAPPHDPTDLTVQQKLQRIRVQLDWDRGKVSFSDPDNNTHLHTLTHTFTERVFPYFNTGVLPLRISPVKTAVTVEQLR, from the exons ATGGCATCTACATCTTTTTCCGAAGAGGACTATacctgtcctgtgtgctgtgacatcTTCAAGGACCCTGTTGTCCTCTCATGCAGTCATAGCATCTGTAAAGTCTGTCTGCAGCAGTTCTGGGAAACTAAAGGATCCAGAGAGTGTCCAGTCTGCAGGAGGAAATCATCAATGACAAATCCTCCAGTCAGTCTGACGTTAAGGAACTTGTGTGAGACGTTCTTACAGGAGAGAAGTCAGAGAGCTTCAGCAGGGTCTGaggtgctctgcagtctgcacagtgagaaactcaagctcttctgtctggaggataaacagcctgtgtgtctggtgtgcagAGACTCAAAAAAGCACACTGGCCACAAATTTCACCCTGTTGATGAAGCAGCCCTTGACCATAAG GAGGAGCTCAAGGTCAAGCTGCAGCCCTTACAGAAGAAACTGAAGACCTTTGAGAAGGCTAAAGTCACCTGTGatcaaacagcaacacacatcAAG ACTCAGGCCttgcacacagagaggcagatcaaggcggagtttgagaagcttcaccagttCCTACGAGATGAGGCcgccaggatagctgcactgagggaggaagaggagcagaagagtcagatgatgaaggagaagattgagaagatgagcagagagatctcatctctttcatgcacaatcagagccatagaagagacgatgggagctgatgacatcacattccttCAG aactacaagagcacagctgaaag agcccagtgcagactgcaggatccagagagggtttcaggagctctgatcaatgtggcaaagcacctgggcaacctgaagttcagagtctgggagaagatgcaggagactgttcagtaca ctcctgtgactctggatcccaacactgcaaaACCCAatctcatcctgtctgaggatctgaccagtgtgagacgtggtgaggagcagcagcttcctgataacccagagagatttgataagTGGGCCAGTGtgctgggctctgagggctttaactccgggactcactgctgggatgtggaggttggagagaacACATGGTGGAATGTGGGTGTGATGACAGAGTGTctccagaggaagggagactaCAGCTCCAGGAGTggatggtggtgtgtggggtATTATTGTGCTGCATATGTAGCACATGCTCCTCCTCATGACCCCACTGacctcacagtgcagcagaaactccagaggatcagagtgcagctggactgggacagaggaaaagtgtcattctctgaccctgataataacacacacctacacactctcacgcacactttcactgagagagtgtttccatacTTTAATACTGGTGTCTTACCTCTGAGGATCTCACCAGTGAAGACTGCAGTTACTGTAGAGCAGCTCAGGTAG